One region of Podospora bellae-mahoneyi strain CBS 112042 chromosome 1 map unlocalized CBS112042p_1.2, whole genome shotgun sequence genomic DNA includes:
- a CDS encoding uncharacterized protein (COG:O; EggNog:ENOG503NWFH; BUSCO:EOG09260APA): protein MDAPVEDSDIKLQKVSADLISEFDTRLPLFLFRRQRSGDSSQKVRKQVTAREADRLIAGCLDPFQELPQLLDPHLSKWISLLSSAFVSSLNLAATSSHSLSNDYDTASPEKEALLIPLTQAISKIIYTLCKIRGEKVVVRFLGNEVSWLEPLLSFTEQCQKTKTWEERYVGLLWLSHLLFAPFDLATISSNNYEDADDEDEDEEKKTVVEGLDLQWEKLPGITVRVLPLAIRYLASPGKERDAAKALLVRLALRRDMQELGVLDAMVRWALKALRPKQEKTPYHYIGVLSFLAGVLTSSADTSDMDPYLVMVFHAVHGAAENRQESVMASALARKAVIKVIRAVAVLFLRENKDLYEDIVGLGLVETTVGFLLDCLGDNDTPVRFAASKALSIITLRLDQYMASQVVEAVLEGLNKNVLEGRETPGKKDLSAVNPLEWHGLMLTLSHLLYRRSPPADQLAEIVQALITGLSFERRALSGGSSGTNVRDAACFGIWAMARRYTTKELLAVPTESMIIGAHAPGSSVLQITATGLVVAACLDPAGNIRRGSSAALQELIGRHPDTVTEGIWVVQTVDYHAVPLRARALQEVALGVTKLSPRYGEAILEALLGWRGVGDADAASRRAVGASFGALTAELALTTPDPLKRLRQSVSLARGVLTSLQARQVEERHGLLMSIAGVFDGFPKVVGGQADYKSESLISFVNSSADGVLEILEDCNAKIYRRPELVAEGASRLIISAAPILQAVMSTSGVQNSPTAIVSGPELIEENAGEITQLVRALGEREGPVKGFVKLTRTYLAKWLLTQEPDLITPAADAALAMLIFSDDGEREEIVREWAGIVRHRPTSSRVATWGGHFSALAMSYSIASTLQTVQIKNLICDSFVERWNTDPYTDVHVAVLQSLTRSNSKSGLLRDNTDIFLPLIAEGLDDYTTTAQGDVGSMVRFQAIRATKALWTEPPSGPLVEGLILRILRLAAEKLDRVRAEAQVALSLVLKPEFRASFLQTTFSSTAYFTSLLSLPSKLLDSVSSSTLFSNPQEWLCSLLSGYVSSADTGNEELVIATRSALLSHCLASPDITLDIVTALISNLRTHQKNDRVLVPTLEVLRFLLDMSVVSPEGINWKTLCLLVQKAAYKTGNVRKLEACIGLYGGVVLQGEGEGREEAKKRLGALMVHPWPRVRSAVVDQLWRVYSSGSNGEEEKGGKLLGTDWGATNKGSIQQLVNELGLTGA, encoded by the exons cctttgTCTCCTCgctcaacctcgccgccacctcgTCCCACTCACTCTCCAACGATTACGACACCGCCAGCCCCGAAAAAGAAGCGCTCCTCATCCCGCTGACCCAGGCCATCAGCAAAATAATCTACACCCTCTGCAAGATTCGCGGTGAAAAGGTCGTGGTACGGTTCCTCGGGAACGAAGTCTCCTGGCTGGAACCCCTGCTGTCATTTACAGAACAATGccaaaaaaccaaaacatGGGAAGAGAGGTATGTCgggctgctgtggttgagCCATTTGCTGTTTGCGCCTTTTGACCTGGCCACCATTTCATCAAACAACTACGAGGATgcggatgatgaagacgaagacgaagagaagaagacggtggtggaggggctggaCCTGCAGTGGGAGAAACTACCGGGAATCACGGTTCGGGTCTTGCCTCTGGCGATTCGGTATCTGGCTAGCCCAGGGAAGGAAAGAGACGCGGCCAAGGCTCTGCTGGTCAGGTTGGCGCTGAGGAGGGACATGCAAGAACTGGGAGTGTTGGATGCTATGGTCAGGTGGGCGCTCAAAGCGCTGAGGCCAAAGCAGGAGAAGACGCCATATCATTACATTGGTGTGTTGAGCTTTCTGGCGGGGGTGTTGACTTCTTCGGCGGATACGTCGGATATGGATCCGTACTTGGTGATGGTTTTTCATGCTGTTCATGGGGCTGCTGAGAACAGGCAGGAGAGCGTCATGGCGTCTGCGTTGGCAAGGAAGGCGGTTATCAAGGTTATAAGGGCCGTGGCGGTGTTGTTTTTGAGGGAAAACAAGGATTTGTATGAGGATATTGTCGGATTGGGGCTGGTGGAAACCACGGTTGGGTTTTTGTTGGATTGTCTTGGGGACAATGACACCCCCGTGAGGTTTGCGGCCAGCAAGGCTCTGAGCATTATTACGTTGAGGTTGGATCAGTACATGGCCAGCCAGGTCGTGGAGGCCGTGCTGGAGGGACTGAACAAGAATGTGTTGGAGGGTAGAGAGACGCCTGGAAAGAAGGACTTGAGTGCAGTCAACCCGTTGGAGTGGCATGGGCTAATGCTCACCCTCTCACACCTGTTGTATCGGAGGTCACCACCGGCCGATCAGCTGGCCGAGATAGTCCAGGCACTTATTACGGGACTGTCATTTGAACGCAGAGCTCTCTCGGGAGGCTCGTCGGGGACAAACGTCAGGGATGCAGCATGCTTTGGAATATGGGCCATGGCCAGGAGATACACCACGAAAGAACTGCTTGCGGTCCCGACAGAGTCCATGATCATAGGGGCGCATGCTCCGGGTAGCTCTGTCTTGCAAATCACAGCTACGGGGCTAGTTGTGGCTGCTTGCCTGGATCCTGCGGGCAATATCAGACGTGGCTCCTCAGCTGCGCTCCAAGAGCTGATCGGGCGACATCCCGATACAGTCACAGAAGGCATCTGGGTTGTGCAAACGGTGGACTATCACGCTGTTCCCTTGAGAGCCAGAGCGCTCCAGGAGGTTGCTCTGGGTGTCACCAAGCTTTCGCCACGATATGGCGAGGCTATACTGGAGGCGTTGCTCGGATGGCGAGGTGtcggtgatgctgatgctgcttCCAGACGGGCGGTCGGGGCTTCTTTCGGGGCGTTGACTGCAGAATTGGCCTTGACAACCCCGGATCCCCTCAAGAGGCTTCGACAATCAGTCAGCTTAGCCAGAGGCGTCCTAACATCTCTCCAAGCGCGTCAGGTGGAGGAAAGACATGGCTTGTTGATGAGTATAGCTGGTGTGTTCGATGGATTTCCCAAAGTTGTCGGCGGGCAGGCGGATTATAAAAGTGAAAGCCTCATCAGCTTTGTCAACTCTTCCGCAGACGGGGTGCTCGAAATTCTCGAAGACTGCAACGCAAAGATTTATCGGCGTCCAGAGCTTGTCGCGGAAGGAGCCAGCAGGCTGATAATTTCTGCGGCCCCTATCCTCCAAGCTGTTATGTCCACTTCCGGTGTTCAAAATTCACCCACAGCAATAGTATCTGGGCCAGAACTGATAGAAGAAAACGCAGGCGAGATCACCCAGCTGGTGAGGGCCCtaggagaaagagaaggccCGGTCAAGGGATTTGTCAAGCTCACGAGAACATACCTGGCAAAGTGGCTTCTCACGCAAGAGCCGGACCTGATCACACCTGCTGCAGACGCAGCTCTCGCTATGCTCATATTTAGCGACGATGGTGAGCGCGAAGAAATTGTCAGGGAGTGGGCAGGAATTGTTCGGCACCGCCCGACATCATCCAGAGTTGCCACATGGGGCGGGCATTTCTCTGCACTTGCCATGTCCTACTCGATAgcctccaccctccaaacGGTTCAAATCAAGAACTTGATCTGTGATTCATTTGTGGAGAGGTGGAACACGGATCCATATACCGATGTTCATGTTGCTGTCCTTCAGAGTCTTACGAGGAGCAACAGCAAGAGCGGTTTGCTGAGGGACAATACGGATATTTTCCTACCTCTGATAGCAGAGGGCCTGGATGACTACACCACCACGGCACAAGGCGATGTTGGTTCTATGGTGAGGTTCCAAGCCATCCGGGCGACAAAAGCCTTGTGGACAGAGCCACCTTCTGGGCCTTTGGTCGAAGGTTTAATCCTGAGGATCCTGCGCCTGGCAGCAGAGAAACTGGACAGAGTGCGCGCAGAGGCCCAGGTTGCCCTCTCTCTAGTCTTGAAACCAGA ATTCAGAGCCTCGTTCCTCCAaacaaccttctcctcgaccGCGTACTTCACCtcactcctctccctcccctccaagcTCCTCGATTCTGTCTCCTCGTCAACTTTgttctccaacccccaagaGTGGCTCTGCTCCCTGTTATCAGGCTACGTCTCCTCGGCAGACACGGGCAACGAAGAGCTTGTCATCGCCACCAGATCCGCTCTCTTGTCGCACTGTCTCGCCTCCCCTGACATTACCCTGGACATCGTCACCGCTCTGATATCGAACCTGAGGACTCATCAGAAAAACGACAGGGTGCTGGTCCCGACACTGGAAGTGTTGAGATTCTTGCTTGACATGTCTGTTGTCTCTCCTGAGGGGATAAACTGGAAGACGCTGTGTCTGCTTGTGCAAAAGGCGGCGTATAAAACGGGGAATGTGAGGAAACTGGAAGCCTGTATTGGGCTGTATGGCGGAGTTGTTCTacagggggaaggggaggggagagaggaagcCAAGAAAAGACTGGGAGCGTTGATGGTACATCCTTGGCCTAGGGTGAGGAGTGCGGTTGTTGATCAGCTTTGGAGGGTGTACAGCAGCGGCAGTAacggtgaggaggaaaaaggggggaagtTGCTTGGTACTGATTGGGGAGCTACCAATAAGGGGTCGATCCAGCAGCTGGTCAACGAGCTGGGGTTAACAGGTGCCTGA
- a CDS encoding uncharacterized protein (EggNog:ENOG503NYHU), protein MDALKNLVSSVPDWLHKLDELNGQIEQRQNELAQLAEKDKEKSPNGRSSSAPKSIRNKGSTESLRPRDEPEAHPRESTPQPQLETRNENGDATADAAAAGAAAAKAGTEQPPASPSDSHSPSAIQRQENKVRAAGQARARATLRKRQRTDSVISAEGGPPKYRTRSMIIVYYDSYVQIFFEELVKFVSASRNMMRKAKMAAKVAQIKRLAELDMPDDDDEDEKKDGAGNDLTPAAGDGAIVAAPASPNADAEAIPALQYVSTRRLMGGGPSAMMAARASMGRGYGRAGARGNITLGPDGKPLQSDVYDELDKGLEFVQSMCEHAAHQFLRDGDCGEEVIKIQRRLRETKELADKEMDRVKKEGPAPLQKDAEETRGRSYRPQSMRKDHLNALKAAETNGLGSEMKLEVDDGAEEVEVVLPPRLMYRSTRAMKSQ, encoded by the coding sequence ATGGATGCGCTCAAGAATCTCGTCAGCAGCGTGCCCGACTGGCTGCACAAGCTCGATGAGCTCAACGGCCAGATTGAACAGCGCCAGAACGAGCTGGCCCAGCTGGCCGAAAAGGATAAAGAAAAGTCGCCGAACGGGAGGTCATCGAGCGCGCCAAAGTCGATCCGGAACAAGGGCTCAACAGAGTCGCTGAGGCCGCGCGATGAGCCCGAGGCGCACCCAAGGGaatcaacaccacagccCCAGCTCGAAACCCGGAATGAAAATGGCGATGCGACAGCGGATGCTGCAGCTGCGggagccgccgccgccaaggcGGGCACCGAGCAACCGCCGGCCAGCCCGTCCGACTCGCACTCGCCATCTGCCATTCAACGACAAGAAAACAAGGTGCGAGCGGCCGGTCAAGCACGCGCTCGGGCGACACTCAGGAAACGACAACGAACCGATTCGGTCATCAGCGCCGAGGGCGGCCCGCCAAAGTACCGGACCCGCAGCATGATCATTGTCTACTATGACAGCTACGTCCAGATCTTCTTTGAAGAACTCGTCAAGTTTGTGAGCGCCAGCCGGAACATGATGCGCAAAGCCAAAATGGCCGCCAAGGTAGCTCAGATCAAGCGGTTAGCAGAGCTCGACATgcccgatgatgatgatgaggacgagaAAAAGGACGGCGCTGGGAACGACTTGACTCCGGCAGCCGGCGATGGAGCCATCGTGGCTGCCCCTGCATCCCCCAACGCTGACGCCGAGGCAATCCCTGCTCTTCAATACGTCAGCACACGACGATTGATGGGCGGAGGGCCATCAGCGATGATGGCTGCCAGAGCATCCATGGGACGCGGCTACGGTCGAGCTGGCGCCCGCGGCAACATCACCCTTGGACCCGATGGAAAGCCATTACAGAGCGATGTCTATGATGAGCTTGACAAGGGACTCGAGTTTGTCCAGAGCATGTGCGAGCACGCCGCTCATCAATTCCTGCGGGACGGCGActgcggggaggaggtgatcaAGATTCAGCGGCGGCTACGAGAGACCAAGGAGCTGGCCGACAAGGAGATGGACCgtgtcaagaaggagggtcCTGCCCCTCTTCAGAAAGATGCCGAGGAGACTCGGGGCAGGAGCTATCGCCCGCAAAGCATGCGCAAAGACCACCTGAATGCCTTGAAGGCTGCCGAGACCAACGGACTGGGCAGTGAGATGAAGCTCGAGGTGGACGAtggagcggaggaggtggaggtggtgttgcccCCAAGGCTGATGTACAGGAGCACACGGGCGATGAAATCTCAATAA